In the Acomys russatus chromosome 11, mAcoRus1.1, whole genome shotgun sequence genome, one interval contains:
- the Spdef gene encoding SAM pointed domain-containing Ets transcription factor, with amino-acid sequence MGSASPGLSNVSPGCLLLSPDVSLRTGVEKAAVVAAAAAGTPGPEKQEWRPSSPATPEQGLSAFYLSYFNMYPEEGSWVTKVPMASGREEPLEEPEQCPVIDSQASGSSLDERSLEQVQSMVVGEVLKDIETACKLLNITADPGDWSPGNVQKWLLWTEHQYRLPPAGKAFQELGGKELCAMSEEQFRQRAPLGGDVLHAHLDIWKSAAWMKERTSPGALHYCAATSEEAWTDGEVDSSCSGQPIHLWQFLKELLLKPHSYGRFIRWLNKEKGIFKIEDSAQVARLWGVRKNRPAMNYDKLSRSIRQYYKKGIIRKPDISQRLVYQFVHPV; translated from the exons ATGGGCAGCGCCAGCCCAGGCCTGAGCAATGTGTCccctggctgcctgctgctgtccCCAGATGTGTCCCTGCGGACAGGTGTGGAGAAGGCAgcggtggtggcagcggcagccGCGGGAACACCGGGCCCTGAGAAGCAGGAATGGAGACCGAGCTCACCTGCCACCCCTGAGCAGGGCCTGTCTGCCTTCTACCTCTCCTACTTTAACATGTACCCTGAGGAGGGCAGCTGGGTCACCAAAGTCCCCATGGCCAGTGGCAGGGAGGAACCCCTGGAGGAACCAGAACAGTGCCCGGTCATCGACAGCCAGGCCTCAGGGAGCAGCCTGGATGAGCGGTCCCTGGAGCAGGTGCAGTCCATGGTGGTGGGCGAGGTCCTGAAGGACATCGAGACGGCATGCAAGCTGCTCAACATCACAGCAG ACCCTGGGGACTGGAGCCCTGGGAACGTGCAGAAGTGGCTTCTGTGGACCGAGCACCAGTACCGGCTGCCTCCAGCAGGCAAGGCCTTTCAGGAACTGGGCGGCAAGGAGCTGTGTGCCATGTCGGAGGAGCAGTTCCGCCAGCGCGCACCCTTGGGTGGGGACGTGCTGCATGCCCACCTGGACATCTGGAAGTCAG CGGCCTGGATGAAGGAGAGGACCTCGCCTGGGGCCCTTCACTACTGTG CCGCCACCAGCGAGGAGGCCTGGACGGATGGTGAGGTGGATTCGTCGTGCTCCGGGCAGCCCATCCACCTGTGGCAGTTCCTCAAAGAACTGCTGCTCAAGCCCCACAGCTACGGCCGCTTCATCCGCTGGCTCAACAAGGAGAAAG GCATCTTCAAAATCGAGGACTCTGCGCAGGTGGCCCGGCTATGGGGTGTGCGCAAGAACCGGCCGGCCATGAACTACGACAAACTGAGCCGCTCCATCCGCCAGTATTACAAGAAGGGCATCATTCGCAAGCCCGACATCTCTCAGCGCCTTGTCTACCAGTTTGTGCATCCTGTCTGA